ACAGGCGATCCTTCGCCCGCTTCGGGGTAGGGAAAGGGATGGGGGCGCGTTCTTTTTCCATGGGCTCGCGGCCGCGGCTACGACCCTGTGCCTCAATTAGGGGCGGGGAGGCGAGTGGTGAATTCGATCCCTTTAGGATCGAGGGGATGTTGGCGGCGGTCGCGATCCGTTCCGGTGGCGGCGCTTCGCTTGCCACCGGCTACTATCGGTCAGCCCTTCAGGCTGAAGATCGGGTCGGCCGTCTACACCGTTCGCTAAAATGGGTGTTCACTATCGGCGGGGTTTCCGTTCTTCAGGGATGTGGTCGCGGCCGATCATTGCGAAATGACCGTCGATCGGGAAAGGAGCCCATCATGCAAATCCGGCGCCTAGCAAGCCGTCGAACGGTCTTGGCCCTTATCGGGGCCTGTTTGATCTCCGCTCCCGTGTCGGCGCATCCCGGATCGGGCATCGCCGTTGACCGGCAGGGGCAAGTCTATTTCCTCGACACGGGGTCGGGGTTGTGGAAGATCGACACGCAGGGCAAGTTGTCGAAGCTTTCGGGCACGAGATTTCATTGGCTGTCCCTCGACGCAAACAATCGGTTCGCCGATACGCCGCTGCCTTCGGGTTCACGCGGCGACATTGAGAAGGCCGGCACGAGCCCGACGGCGCTTCTCTCGAGCGACTATCCCATCGCGACCGGTCAGGATGGCAATCTGTATTACCCATCCGGTTCGCCCGATGGTCTGCAGATCATGCGGATGTTGCCTTCTGAGCAGCGATTTGGCCACCACAAAGGACGGTCGCTACGGACGTCGGTTCTGGCCAGCCTCACCGCGACGGCACGGGGGCCGCTCATGCACATCAACGGCATCGCCGCCGGCCCCGACAATTCCCTCTACTACACTGAGGACGACGCCATTCGGCGGATCAGCGCGATGGGTCAAGTCACGACCGTGGCGACGGTTTCCGCTCTGGTCGGTCCCGGCGCGCCGGGATCGATTCCGGGCGTCGAGCAGCGGCCTTATCTCCGCGGGCTAGCCGTCGATGCGCGCGGCGTGATGTACGTGGCGGACAGCGGGGACGCGCGGGTGCTGAAGATCACACCCGACGGGAAGTTCACCACGCTGCTCCAACTCCAAAGCCCGTGGTCGCCGACGGCGGTGGCGCTTTTCGGCGGCGACGTGTACGTGCTCGAGTACCTGCATGTCGCAGGAGACGACCGGCTGGCCTGGTTGCCGCGGGTCAGGAAGATTTCGGCGGATGGGAAGTCGACGATTATCGCGACGGTTGAACAGATGCCGGGTGCGCGGTAGGGCCCTTCGGGCTCGAGAAAAATTGGGGGATCGTCAACCGATGGCGGGGCTGTGCTTGCCACCGGCTACTATTGGTCAGCCCTTCGGGTTGATCCACGCTCTTCAGCCCGAAGGGCTGGTCTAAAGTAGGCAGGGGCAGTCGCCCCTGTCTTGGGAAGCGACCCCCATTGATTTCGATCCTGAAGGGATCGTCTTGACGCTCTGCCGGACGCGAGGCACGATTCTCGCGCGATGGCTCAGACGCTCACGCGACTCCTCGTCCATTCGATCTTCTCCACGAAGAACCGCGCGAATTTGATCCAACCGGAAATAGAGCCGGAGCTTTATGCCTACATCGGCGGCATTTGTCGCAACGCGCAGTCGCCGCTTCTGAGCGTCGGCGGTACGGCCAACCATTTGCATCTGCTTTTCAGCCTGTCCAAAACGGGGTCGCTGGCCGATTTGATGCTGGACGTGAAGAAAGACTCATCGAAATGGATCAAAACCAAGGCCGCGTATTTCGCCGATTTCCAGTGGCAGGAAGGCTACGGCGGGTTTTCGATTGGCGAGTCGCAGGTGGATGATCTCAAAGGATACATCGCTCGCCAGAAAGAACATCATCGCACCGTTACGTTTGAAGAGGAATACCTCGCGTTCGTTAAAAAATACAATGCGCCGTACGACGAGCGATATATGTGGGGGTGAGCGATTATCCGACCCTTTCAGGGTCGAGGACATTGGGGCGGCTCGTCGTCCAGTGGCGGCGCTGCGCTTGCCACTGGCTACTATCGGTCAGCCCTTCGGGCTGAAGCTTGGATCGGAGGGCGGGGCCCGCCCTACGAAACGAAATACCAAGTACCAAGGGCGATGTTGAGCGCCATGAGCATGGGGATGAGCGTCGCCGTCAGGGCCTTGGCGCGGGTGGTGGCGTGGAGGGTTTCGATGCCGCTGCAAACGACGCAGAGGTACCAGAAGAGACCGACAGGGGGCAGGAGCAGGATCGCGGGGAGGACGGCGCTGCCGAGGGCGACGGCGCGGACGGAGGATTCATACTGACCGCGATGGTGGCCGAGGCCGAGGAGGACGGCTTGGATGAGCAGGCCGTAGAGATAGTTCCAGGCGATCTGGGCGAAGGGGACCGCGATGAGGAGGATGACAAGGGCCGGGGATTTCATCAACTTGAGCGGATCGGGCAGCCAGGCGGCCAGACCGCTGCCGTGGAAGAGGAGCAGGAGACCGGCAAAGACGGCGAGGGCGACGTAGGCGCAGAGTATGCTGAAGCCGGCGGAGCCGTCGCGGCTGTTGGCGGCGGCGAGGCGGAAGTATTCGCCGGGGGAGATGGAGATGCGGGCGACGGCGTCGACGAAGCCGCGCAGAAAGCCGACGCGGCGGCGGTGCTGCCAGGGCGTGCCGAAGTGAAGCGCTTCGCCGACGACGTTGTCAGCGACGGGCCGCACCGTCATTTCGGCGGCGTCGAGCGGGTGGCAACAACCGACACAGGTGAACTTGCGCGGATAGGGAAGGCCGCGATCGTCCGTGCCGACGTAGCCCTGATGACAATGGCGGCAGAGAAATTCGACCTTGTCCGGCGGAAAGGCGAAATCGGTGACCTCGAAAGCATTGCCGCACTCCGGGCAGCGGTTCTCGGGGAGGTTCCAGAGGAGATAGTCGCAGTGGACGCAGTTCATGAAACAAATCTCACGCAGGGGCGCGGAGGCGCAGAGGAGGAAAAGACAGTATTTACAGAATCAACATGATTTGAATCTTGGTTGAGCATCCGTGCTCCTTCTATCCGTGGGCGGCAGGTCTCGAAGACTTGACCCTGCCCTACATCTCTTCGGCCGGCAGGGGCGCCGGCCGCTACTACTCCGGCTGGCGTTGGATATCGGCGCCGAGGGCGATGAGGCGCTGCTCGATGTGCTCGTAGCCGCGATCGATGTGGTAGACGCGGGCGAGCTTGGTCTTTCCCTTGGCGACGAGACCGGCGAGGACGAGGGCGGCCGAGGCGCGGAGGTCGCTGGCCATGACCGGGGCGCCGATGAGTTGTTTGACGCCTTCGACGATGACCGTGGGGCCCTCTTTGCGGAGCCTGGCGCCCATGCGGCCGAGTTCGGCGACGTGGGTGAATCGGTCGGGGAAGATTTTCTCGGTGATGATGCTGTTGCCGTCGGCAAGGCAAAGGAGCGTCAATACCTGGGCCTGCAAGTCCGTCGGGAAGCCGGGGTACGGCTGCGTCGTGACCGTAATCGGCTCGAGCCGGCGCGACGAAGAGACGGTAACCGTGCCGTTCGCCCGTTCGACATTGACGCCGACGGCCTTGAGGCGGTCGACAAGGGCGAGCAGGTGGTCGAGGCGGCAGTTGGTCAGCTTCACATCGCCGTTGGTGATGGCGGCGGCGATCATGAAGGTGCCGGCCTCGATGCGGTCGGGAATAATCGTGTGCTCACAGCCGCGGAGGCTCTTGACGCCTTCGATGGTGATGCGCGAGGTGCCGTGACCGGTGATGTGCGCGCCACAGGTGATCAGATAGTCGGCGAGGTTGGTGATTTCGGGTTCGCAGGCGGCGGACTCGATAACGGTCGTGCCCTCGGCAAGTACGGCGGCCATCATGACGTTGGCCGTGCCGAGGACGGTCGAGCCGAAGGGACCACCGAGGAAGATTTCGCCGCCTTTGAGGCGCTTGCTCTTCAGATGGATGTCGCCGCTGACGAGTTCGATTTCAGCGCCAAGGGCCTCCATGCCCTGGAGGTGGAGACCGACGGGGCGGTCGCCGATGTTGCAGCCGCCGGGTAGGCTGACTTGGGCCTGGCGGCGCTTGGCGAGGAGCGGGCCCATGACGCAGACGCTGGCACGCATCTTGCGGACGAGTTCGTACTCGGCGTGACAGTTCATCTCGTCTTCGACTTTGAGATGAAGGCCGCCCTTTTCATCGCGCCAGACGTTGACGCCGAGCTTTTCGAGGAGGAAGGTCAGGTGTTTGATGTCCTCGAGCTGCGGGACGCCGCGCAGAACGGTCTCGCCCTCCGTGAGGATCGCCGCGGCCATGATCGGCAGGGCCGCGTTTTTGGAGCCGTTGACGGCGACAGTGCCGCGAAGTCGATTGCCACCGGTGATCTGGAAACAGTCCACGTGCATACCTCCGTGTATGATCTGGTTGCGGCGGCTTCGCCGGATAGGGGTCGGCGCCGCCCCGCAACCGTCCTGATGCGAGGGATTATACTGAGGCGGTCGGGCTGCGCGAACCAGGGGTTTTGACACTACTTGTGCATCGGCAGAATGCTCCCCCGCACCGTCCCGGGGCGCCCGTTGGCTTTATAGCTCTTGGAGGAACTCGGCGATTGGCACAATCTTGGTATTCCCGTGCTGCCGGAGGACCAACAGGTCTTCATCCCTTGAGACCAGCCGATCCGCAGTGGCGGTCGCCGCCAGGGCAAGTAGGTAATCATCGTTGGGATCACGACAGATCGTGGGAATCTGAGCGGGCCTAAACAACTCGGCGCGACGAAGCAAGTTGGCCACTTCTTCAGCATCCTCCGGATCAATCAACTTGGCGATGTGGGGACGGCGGGAGACATCTACAAACTCATCAATCGCCGCCGGGGAGGTGATCAAAGTGAGGCGGCCGACTTCAACCGCGTCGGCGATTTGCCGCCACCAGCCCTTGATGAGGGAGCTGATCAAGACTGAGGTGTCGAGGATCGATCGGATAGGGACTTCTCCTTACGAACCTCTCGAACGGCTTCGTCGACCTGATCGTCGCTCATTGGATTGGTAGACCGGACCCGGGCCTCGATCCGTTCGCAGACGCGGCGCCAACGCTGGGCCCAGGTGAATTTGTCGATGGCTTCGGCGACGCGGAGTTGCTCGTCCGGCGGCAGGGCCTTTACCTGATCGACGATCGATTGTGAGGGTGAAATCGCCATACGCTTGTATTATATCGCGTTTTTGATCGAAGGGGCGAGGCCACGTCCTCCCTTATCGGAGCAATTGCAAACGCCGGCGACTTACCCGAAACTACCGGTTTTTGACCGCGATTCTCATGGAGGGACTATGAAATCATCGGACGCGATTCACGCCAAGGCGATTGAACTGGGGAAGCAGGTCGTGCGAATGACGACCGCGGCGGGGTCAGGGCACCCCTCCAGTGGCCTTTCGATCATGCATATCGTCGTAACGCTGATGCACGAAGTCATGCGCTGGGACCCGGCGGATCCGTGGGACTTGGGGAATGACCGGCTGGTGTTGTCCGAGGGGCATGCGGTGCCAGCGGTTTATGCGGCGTATGCGGATTTGGGCGGGGTGGTGGGGAAGGACCGGCGATCGGCGCGGAAACTGATGCCGGGTGATTTGAATACACTGCGGGAGACGGAGAGCCCGCTGGACGGCCACCCGAACCCTGCCGAGGGGTTTCCGTTTTTCGATGCGGCGACGGGATCACTCGGTCAAGGGTTGAGCGTCGCGGCGGGGCTGGGGATCGCCGCGCGGCTGGCGAAGAGCGATCGGCGAATCTACACGATCATCGGCGACGGGGAGTCTCGCGAGGGGCAGATCTGGGAGGCGATGGACCTGATCGCCGAGCGGGAGCTGACCAACGTCGTCGCTATTTTCAATTGCAACGGACAAGGCCAGGCGGACTACGTGTCCCGGCAGCAATCACCGGAATCGCTCGCCGCGAAGGCGGAGGCGTTTGGGTGGCGGGCCGTAACGATTGATGGCCATGATCCCGCGGCGATCAAGGGGGCGATTGCCGATGCCGCGTCGGGTGAACGGCCGTTGGCGGTCATCGCGCGTACGCAAAAGGGATGGGGGTGCGAATCGCTCAAGGATCGGTCGAATCATGGCAAGCCGGTGGCCACGGCAAAAGTCGAAGAGGCGATCGCCGAGTTGGACGGGATGTATGAGGCGCTGGGGGTGGCGCGCGGAGGGGTATCGAAGCCACCGCCGATGTCGGCGCACACGGGAGGCCCGTCGCCCACGGCCAAGGACCTCGTTCCGGTGACGTTCGCGACCGCGATGCAACGGGCGGGTTTGGAAGGGGCCCTGGCGAAGGGTCAGCTTGCGACGCGGCGGGCGTATGGGGCGGCGCTAATGGCGCTGGGGGCGGCCGACCCCCGCGTGGTGGCGCTGGACGGCGACGTACGAAATTCGACGTTCTCGGAGATGTTCATGGAGAAATTCCCCGAGCGGTTCATCGAGTGCAAGATCGCCGAGCAGAATATGATCTCGACGGCGGCGGGGATGGCGGCCGCCGGCTTTGTCCCGTTCGTCAGCACGTTCGCGAAATTCGTCGCGCGGGCGTACGACCAGATCGAGATGGCGCAGATCACGCGGGCAAATATCAAGATCGTCGGCTCGCACGCGGGGATTTCACTGGCGGCGGATGGTCCGAGCCAGATGAGTTTGCAGGACGTCGCCTATTTTCGCAGCGCCAGCGAGGCCGATGACGGGGCCGGGCGACCGGCGTGCGTGTCGTTTCAGCCGGCGGACGCGGTGGCGGCCTATCACTGCACGTGGTTGATGGCGCAGCATGTCGGCATGTGTTACATGCGGACACATCGGCCGGATGTCGAGTTGCTGTATAAGCCGGACACGCGGTTTGAGGTCGGCGGCAGTCACGTGCTGGCGGAAGGTGACGCGATCACGCTCGTATCCGCCGGGTACATGGTGCATGTCTGCAAGAAAGCGATGGCGGAGTTGGCGGCGGCGGGGATTCGCTGCACGCTGATCGACGCGTATTCATTCCCATTGCGGGCCGAGCCGATCCTGGCGGCGGCAAAGAAGACGGGGGGACGCATGTTGAGCGTCGAGGACAACTATGTTGGGGGGCTGGGCGGAGCTCTGGCGGAGGCGGCCGCCGCACACGGGGGAATTCGCGTATGGTCGATGACCTGCCGGAAAATCCCCAAGAGCGCAAAGACGACGGATCAGATCATGGCCTATGCGGGCCTCTCTGAAAGCGATATCACGCGGCGGGCGCGCGAAATTCTTCAGTAAGACTGTCCCTTGACTACGAGGGCATGTCCTGGATCGTGACACCTTCGGGGGCTTTGAACTTGAATCGGTCGGGGGGGATGGCGGCATCGACCTTCACGTCGGTGGTCGTGGACGTGGTCGTGGCTTTGCCGTCCTGATCATAGGTGTCGGATTTTCGGATGATGCCGTCGCCCTTATCGAAATACGAGACGGTCTTCGAGATACCCGATATCGCGGCCGGGTCCTTGGGAGTCATTTCCAGAACGAAGCAGGATCTGCCATCCACCGTGGCATCGGGCAGCACCTTGATCGCGAAGGTCTTCTCCAGGTCGGCGAACATCTTATGCGTATCGAAAACATTGACCTGCTTGGCCGGATCGAGCTTCTGTCGAAATGCGGATTTTTGTCCCGCGGACTCTGAGTAAGTGTATTGGTATTGCCCATCAGAGACAGACAGCATGGTCGAAGGGATCTTCTGTTCCTGACCGCCGAATCTCTGAGTTGTGTTCGACGTCACTTCGATTCGTGCAAACATCTGGTCACCCTGTCTCACGAACTGTGCGACCTGGTCGTTCTCGCTTTTGATGGTCATCTCGGGCGTCTGCATCACGGACACAAAATGCGACTTGTAGCTTAGCGTCTTCAAACGCGACGTCCGCTCGTGGATTTGCTTCTTGACCGATTCCAGTGTCTCTCCGTAGGCGGGCGAAAAAGTCAAAAAGACCGCCGCCCCAAAGACGATTACGCGATTACTCAGTGCCGTCATTTTTTGTTCCTTCATCTCGCCGCCCATAACGGGCGGCAGCCACAAACTTACTTGATATCCCGTTGTGCATCCTACCCGAGAACGATGGCTTCCGAGGACTCGGACTATAAGTTATTATTTTATAGGTAGTTGCAAATCGAAGGCGTTGCGCGATTACCGGTTCACCCCCTGCACGAGATTGAACCCCCTCGTGGCAACTTTATGGCGCATTCGTGCTTTCGATGAAGCGACGGCAGCGTTATATTCCCCGTTGACCGTGGCCCAGAGACTTGCGCGCACCCTCCGCTGACAAAGGGTCAGGATGGCGGTTGAAACAGGGACGTTTCGTCCGTTTGATTACAGACGGACCTTGGCGGTCGCGGTTTGTACCGTGCTGGCACTCACGTCGACGATGGGGCTTTTTCAGCTCCAGCCCGGCGGCGCGCAGGCCGTTCCCGTTCAAACTGAGGGGCGCGTGATCGATCGCGTCGAATTCCGGGGGCTCTCCAGCGTCGACGCCACCTATCTTCAGGGCATCGTTCGCATTGCGCCGGGAGCCGTCTGGAACCGCGAGGAAATCGCGGCGGCCTGCGCGCGTCTGGCGGGAACGGGGAAATTTGAAGGCAGCCCGTTCGCCGAGGCCCATGAGGACGATGGCAAGCTGGTGCTCGTCTTCGTCGTGCAGGAGCGGCCGTTCGTCACGGGTGTCGATTTTGTCGGGAACGAAAAGTATAAGACCTCGGAGCTGCTGAAAGAAATCGAAATCTCGACCGGCTCGCCGATCAGCGAATACCTCGTCAACCAGGCGAAGCAGCAGATCGAACGCAAGTACAAGGAGGGCGGCTATTACCATGTGACGGTTGAAGCCGATGAGGAAGTCCTGAAAAATGAGCAGCGCGTCTTGTTTTATATTTCCGAGGGACCGCGGGTCAAAGTCCGCAAGATCCTCTTCGAGGGAAATACGGCCTACACGGATATCACGCTCCGCTCGAAGATCGAGACGGCCACCTACCTGTGGCTGTTCCGCACCGGGGCGTTTGATGATGAAACCGCCGAGCGCGACGCGGCGACGATCAAGAAATGGTATGTCGATCGCGGCTATCTCAACGCGCAGGTCGGCTATCGAATCGACCTGGCGGAGAATCAGTCCGATCTGACGCTGATCTTTCAGATCGACGAAGGGCTCCTGCACATCATCAAGGACATCAAATTCGTCGGCAACCATATCTATGACAACGACCGTATCGCCTCGGTTATGCAGTCGGCCGTGGGCAAGCCGATCGACGCGGATATCTTGAAGGCCGACCGCGAGAAGGTCCTCGCCGAGTATGGTCGGGAGGGTTACATCTACGCCGAGGTGACGACGACGCACGTCTTCGACGAGGAAGACGGTTACGTCAACCTGACGGTGCAGGTGAACGAACGCGAACAATATCGCTTCGGGCGGATCGTCGTTCGCGGCAATACGCGGACGAAGGACAAGGTCATCCGCCGCGAGCTGCGTTTCTATCCCGAGCAGCTCTTCAACACCGTCGAGACGAAGGCCGCCGAGCAGCGGCTGGTGGAGACGCGGTTATTTTCAGAGGCAACCATCACGCCCCAGGGCGAGACGCCGGCGGTCCGCGACGCACTGGTCGATGTGACCGAGGCGGAAACGGCGACGATCCTCTTCGGCGTGGGCGTCACGTCGAACAGCGGCCTGGTCGGCTCGATTTCGATTGAGCAACGGAACTTTGACATCTTTGATTGGCCGCGAACCGGCACCGAACTCTTCAAGGGCAAGGCCTTTCGCGGTGCCGGCCAGACGCTCCGGACGCAATTCGAACCCGGTACGGAACTGACGCGCGGGCGGATTGATTTCCGCGAACCGTATTTGCTCGATCAGGACCTGGGATTGGGCCTGGGCGTCTACATCTTTGAGCGCGGGCGCGACGAATACGACGAACAACGGATCGGGTTTTACAGCAGCATCGACAAGCGTTTCCGCGAAGGCCTGCTGAAAGGATGGGCCGCGGAAATCGCCTCGCGGTTTGAATCAGTCAAAATCAGCGACGTGGAATGGCTGTCGGCAAGGGATATTGAGGACGCCAAGGGCACGAGCTTCTTGACGTCGCTCAAGGGCACATTGGTCCGCGACCGGACGGACAGCGCGTGGCTGCCAAGCAAGGGCACCAAGCTCAAGGGCTCGTGGGAGCAGGTCGGGGCGCTCGGCGGGGACTGGTCGTTTAGCAAGGTCATCGGCGAATACGAACACTACTTCACGCTGCACAAAGATACGTTCGACCGCAAGCACATCCTGCAGCTCGGGGCGACGATAGGCCAGATCTTCAGTGACGCGCCGGTCTTCGAGCGGTTCTACGCGGGCGGCATCGGCTCAATCCGCGGCTTCGAGTTTCGCGGGATCAGCCCGCGCGAAGGGATTCGCGACGACGCGGTCGGCGGAGACTTCATGCTGCTCACCAACGCGGAGTATTCCTTCCCCGTGGTGGGCCAGACGGTCCGCGGCGTGACGTTTCTGGACATGGGGACGGTCGAGGAAGATTTCGGCATCCACCAGTGGCGGGCAAGCGTGGGCGTAGGCGCACGAATCTATATCAAATACTTCGGGCCCATTCCGCTGTCTTTTGATCTGGCCTTCCCCATCGCCAAGGACGACGACGACGATACGCAGGTCTTCAATTTCTCGTTTGGCACGACGTTCTAACGACGCTGCAATTGTTCAATGCATTTGTGCGGCCGCCGTTGGCTCAAGCTTTCCTCGCTCCCGATGAAGCGGAAACCGTAGACGGACCTGGGTCCCCTGACCCACCTTGGAGGTAATCGAGATCGTGCCGCCCATTTCAGTCACCAAGCCGTGGACGGCGGCGAGGCCCAGGCCGATGTTGACGCCCTCGGCGCCGAGTTCGCCTTTGGTCGTGTAGAACGGCTCGAAAAGGTGGTCGAGCGATTCCTCGGGGATGCCGCAGCCGCTGTCCGAGACGACAATGACGGCGCTTTCCTCCTGATGCGTCATTTCGATGGTGAGCGTGCCACCCTCGGGCATCGCGTCAATCGCGTTCTGCGCGAGGCTCTCCAGGATCGAGGTCAGCCGGTTGGATTCGAATGGGCCGGAGGGGATCGCGTCGATCCGCGCGACGAGGTGGATGCCAGCCGCCTCGGCCTGCCGGCGGAGCCGTTCGATGAACCGGTCCATGACCGGTCCGAGGTCACTCCACTCGTCCTGCTGGTTCTCGGAAGCGGCGAAGGCGGAGAGCTGCTTGGTGATGCGCGTCGCCCGGCCGATGGACTGGGCGAGGAGGCGCAGCGTTCGGCGGAGCTCGCGGGCGCTGTCGCTGGGGAGGGCGTAGTCGATGCTGGTCATCATCCCGCCGAGGATATTGTTGAAGTGATGGGTGATGGCGGCGGCCATTTTTCCGAGCGACGCCATGCGCCGCGTTTTGCCGAGTTCCCTGGACAGCCGGCGGCGTTCGGTGATGTCGCGGATGCTGGCGGAGGCCCCGATGCAGGCGCCGGTGCCGTCGATGATCGGCGAGGTGATGAGCACCAGCGTCTTCCGCGGCTCGTCGCCGCTTTGGTAGTGAATTTCCATCTCGCCCGAAGTGCTGGTGGAGAGCGTCGAGTCGAAAAGACGCT
Above is a window of Phycisphaerae bacterium DNA encoding:
- a CDS encoding ATP-binding protein; protein product: MTLDDQFFKHLAQSLGFIFVAVDRELKIVFWNQKAAEYFGQSAEQMIGRDFLEVLQEAERDAAQRLFDSTLSTSTSGEMEIHYQSGDEPRKTLVLITSPIIDGTGACIGASASIRDITERRRLSRELGKTRRMASLGKMAAAITHHFNNILGGMMTSIDYALPSDSARELRRTLRLLAQSIGRATRITKQLSAFAASENQQDEWSDLGPVMDRFIERLRRQAEAAGIHLVARIDAIPSGPFESNRLTSILESLAQNAIDAMPEGGTLTIEMTHQEESAVIVVSDSGCGIPEESLDHLFEPFYTTKGELGAEGVNIGLGLAAVHGLVTEMGGTISITSKVGQGTQVRLRFPLHRERGKLEPTAAAQMH
- a CDS encoding transketolase produces the protein MKSSDAIHAKAIELGKQVVRMTTAAGSGHPSSGLSIMHIVVTLMHEVMRWDPADPWDLGNDRLVLSEGHAVPAVYAAYADLGGVVGKDRRSARKLMPGDLNTLRETESPLDGHPNPAEGFPFFDAATGSLGQGLSVAAGLGIAARLAKSDRRIYTIIGDGESREGQIWEAMDLIAERELTNVVAIFNCNGQGQADYVSRQQSPESLAAKAEAFGWRAVTIDGHDPAAIKGAIADAASGERPLAVIARTQKGWGCESLKDRSNHGKPVATAKVEEAIAELDGMYEALGVARGGVSKPPPMSAHTGGPSPTAKDLVPVTFATAMQRAGLEGALAKGQLATRRAYGAALMALGAADPRVVALDGDVRNSTFSEMFMEKFPERFIECKIAEQNMISTAAGMAAAGFVPFVSTFAKFVARAYDQIEMAQITRANIKIVGSHAGISLAADGPSQMSLQDVAYFRSASEADDGAGRPACVSFQPADAVAAYHCTWLMAQHVGMCYMRTHRPDVELLYKPDTRFEVGGSHVLAEGDAITLVSAGYMVHVCKKAMAELAAAGIRCTLIDAYSFPLRAEPILAAAKKTGGRMLSVEDNYVGGLGGALAEAAAAHGGIRVWSMTCRKIPKSAKTTDQIMAYAGLSESDITRRAREILQ
- the bamA gene encoding outer membrane protein assembly factor BamA; the encoded protein is MAVETGTFRPFDYRRTLAVAVCTVLALTSTMGLFQLQPGGAQAVPVQTEGRVIDRVEFRGLSSVDATYLQGIVRIAPGAVWNREEIAAACARLAGTGKFEGSPFAEAHEDDGKLVLVFVVQERPFVTGVDFVGNEKYKTSELLKEIEISTGSPISEYLVNQAKQQIERKYKEGGYYHVTVEADEEVLKNEQRVLFYISEGPRVKVRKILFEGNTAYTDITLRSKIETATYLWLFRTGAFDDETAERDAATIKKWYVDRGYLNAQVGYRIDLAENQSDLTLIFQIDEGLLHIIKDIKFVGNHIYDNDRIASVMQSAVGKPIDADILKADREKVLAEYGREGYIYAEVTTTHVFDEEDGYVNLTVQVNEREQYRFGRIVVRGNTRTKDKVIRRELRFYPEQLFNTVETKAAEQRLVETRLFSEATITPQGETPAVRDALVDVTEAETATILFGVGVTSNSGLVGSISIEQRNFDIFDWPRTGTELFKGKAFRGAGQTLRTQFEPGTELTRGRIDFREPYLLDQDLGLGLGVYIFERGRDEYDEQRIGFYSSIDKRFREGLLKGWAAEIASRFESVKISDVEWLSARDIEDAKGTSFLTSLKGTLVRDRTDSAWLPSKGTKLKGSWEQVGALGGDWSFSKVIGEYEHYFTLHKDTFDRKHILQLGATIGQIFSDAPVFERFYAGGIGSIRGFEFRGISPREGIRDDAVGGDFMLLTNAEYSFPVVGQTVRGVTFLDMGTVEEDFGIHQWRASVGVGARIYIKYFGPIPLSFDLAFPIAKDDDDDTQVFNFSFGTTF
- the murA gene encoding UDP-N-acetylglucosamine 1-carboxyvinyltransferase, yielding MDCFQITGGNRLRGTVAVNGSKNAALPIMAAAILTEGETVLRGVPQLEDIKHLTFLLEKLGVNVWRDEKGGLHLKVEDEMNCHAEYELVRKMRASVCVMGPLLAKRRQAQVSLPGGCNIGDRPVGLHLQGMEALGAEIELVSGDIHLKSKRLKGGEIFLGGPFGSTVLGTANVMMAAVLAEGTTVIESAACEPEITNLADYLITCGAHITGHGTSRITIEGVKSLRGCEHTIIPDRIEAGTFMIAAAITNGDVKLTNCRLDHLLALVDRLKAVGVNVERANGTVTVSSSRRLEPITVTTQPYPGFPTDLQAQVLTLLCLADGNSIITEKIFPDRFTHVAELGRMGARLRKEGPTVIVEGVKQLIGAPVMASDLRASAALVLAGLVAKGKTKLARVYHIDRGYEHIEQRLIALGADIQRQPE
- a CDS encoding transposase, which gives rise to MAQTLTRLLVHSIFSTKNRANLIQPEIEPELYAYIGGICRNAQSPLLSVGGTANHLHLLFSLSKTGSLADLMLDVKKDSSKWIKTKAAYFADFQWQEGYGGFSIGESQVDDLKGYIARQKEHHRTVTFEEEYLAFVKKYNAPYDERYMWG
- a CDS encoding outer membrane lipoprotein-sorting protein; its protein translation is MTALSNRVIVFGAAVFLTFSPAYGETLESVKKQIHERTSRLKTLSYKSHFVSVMQTPEMTIKSENDQVAQFVRQGDQMFARIEVTSNTTQRFGGQEQKIPSTMLSVSDGQYQYTYSESAGQKSAFRQKLDPAKQVNVFDTHKMFADLEKTFAIKVLPDATVDGRSCFVLEMTPKDPAAISGISKTVSYFDKGDGIIRKSDTYDQDGKATTTSTTTDVKVDAAIPPDRFKFKAPEGVTIQDMPS
- a CDS encoding SMP-30/gluconolactonase/LRE family protein; this translates as MQIRRLASRRTVLALIGACLISAPVSAHPGSGIAVDRQGQVYFLDTGSGLWKIDTQGKLSKLSGTRFHWLSLDANNRFADTPLPSGSRGDIEKAGTSPTALLSSDYPIATGQDGNLYYPSGSPDGLQIMRMLPSEQRFGHHKGRSLRTSVLASLTATARGPLMHINGIAAGPDNSLYYTEDDAIRRISAMGQVTTVATVSALVGPGAPGSIPGVEQRPYLRGLAVDARGVMYVADSGDARVLKITPDGKFTTLLQLQSPWSPTAVALFGGDVYVLEYLHVAGDDRLAWLPRVRKISADGKSTIIATVEQMPGAR
- a CDS encoding putative toxin-antitoxin system toxin component, PIN family, translating into MISSLIKGWWRQIADAVEVGRLTLITSPAAIDEFVDVSRRPHIAKLIDPEDAEEVANLLRRAELFRPAQIPTICRDPNDDYLLALAATATADRLVSRDEDLLVLRQHGNTKIVPIAEFLQEL